AGCTTGAGCCGGTGTTGAAGGGAACGATGACAAAGCCGGCGGCGCGAAGGGCGTCTACTTGGTCGACGGGGGTTTGGTTGATGGCGTCAAGCTCGCCCGAGCGGAGACCAGCGAGCCGAGCCGATGCCTCGGGAATATAGCGGACGGTGATGCGCTCGAGGGTCGGCTTGACAGTAGGGTGGTCGGGGTTGCGTTCGATGGTGATGCGATCCTGCGGCTTCCAGAAGACGACCTTGAAGGGGCCCGAGCCAATCGGCTTTGCTTCAAACTCGGCGTCGCCGACCCGCTCGATATAGGCCTTGGGCAGGATCGGCACCATCCGCACGCGCACCAGCAGCAGCGGGTCAGGCTCGGCGACCGTGACGTTGACCGTATGCTGGTCGACCCTCGTCGCGCCGCTGATCCGCCCCATTCGGCTGACGATCGGTGACCGTCGCGCAGGATCAAGCGCCCGAGCGTAGGTAAAGACGACGTCGTCCGCCGTTACCGGCGTGCCGTCGTGCCACCGATGGTTTGTCGCCAGTTTGAACTGCCAGGTCGTCTCGTCGAGCTGCCGCCACTCGAGCGCGAGCTGCGGGATCAGCTTGCCATCGTCATCCTGCCCGATCAGCGATTCGTACACCCCGTAGCGGTTGGGGTTTGTCCCGAGCGTGGTCATCGGGTCCATGGTGGCAAAAATGTTGTGGACCCCGACGCTGATCGATTGGTCCGCGGCGAGCTGGAGCGTCGGCTGCGTGGCGGCGCCAGTTGAGGGGGTGGGAGAAGCGGCGGGAGCGCAGGCGAGCACAGTTCCAAGGAGAAAGCAAGCTGCTCCGGCGAACGGAAGTGACCGCATCGAACCTCCAACCTGACCCGATCCAGTGTATACACCGGTTCGTCCTCAGTATACGGAAGTTGATGGGCGTTGCCCGTTTCTCCCGCCGGCGCTCGCCGCAGAAGCACGGAGCGTTCGTGCGAGGCCGGTCGCCGACGGCGTCTGAGGCGGGAGACGCCTCTTGCGCGGCCTAGCCGGTGCGCGCGTGCGCTCCCTCTTCCATGGCCGAGGGCAAGGGGTGATATTT
Above is a genomic segment from Dehalococcoidia bacterium containing:
- a CDS encoding ABC transporter substrate-binding protein, translating into MRSLPFAGAACFLLGTVLACAPAASPTPSTGAATQPTLQLAADQSISVGVHNIFATMDPMTTLGTNPNRYGVYESLIGQDDDGKLIPQLALEWRQLDETTWQFKLATNHRWHDGTPVTADDVVFTYARALDPARRSPIVSRMGRISGATRVDQHTVNVTVAEPDPLLLVRVRMVPILPKAYIERVGDAEFEAKPIGSGPFKVVFWKPQDRITIERNPDHPTVKPTLERITVRYIPEASARLAGLRSGELDAINQTPVDQVDALRAAGFVIVPFNTGSSWGAWMDSIIEGSPTRDKRVRQAINYAIDKEAIARVIFKGLTIPDQGQVIQRETFGFNPNLKPYPYDPAKARQLLAEAGYPNGFTIRMDAYLFNAEMHQVYPFIQAQLREVGIETQITQYSDSGSNSDRFFGRVARAPITGVSLTNLPALDADFALTWFSPSQQTGGARRYDNMEFDRLFTASQREMDPKKREKLLQDAVAVMHEDPPYLFLVQGTIVWAHSPKLDNFNRRADGDPPYYKIRKLA